One genomic segment of Fusobacterium perfoetens includes these proteins:
- the plsX gene encoding phosphate acyltransferase PlsX, with amino-acid sequence MRIVVDGMGGDRGTAEVLKGVRLALLEMPEIEITVVGKEEIIKKELSKHKYDENRLTVVNADEVIEMTDEPMQAVRKKKNSSMNVALELVKNGEGDAFVSAGNTGALISASQLKLRRIKGVLRPAIATVFPAKGKNIVLMDVGANADTKPEFINQFAVIGCKFAEEILHRKNPTAALLNIGSEEGKGNELTREAYNLMKNNKNINFAGNIESRDMMSGKVDVVVTDGFTGNMVLKTSEGIAKYIFECLKEEIKDSFLAKIGVFFMMPVLKKLKKRLDSSEYGGALFLGLNGISIKAHGNSDANGIKNAIRVAKEFAENKFVEKLKDMIGSQEEEEC; translated from the coding sequence ATGAGAATAGTTGTTGATGGTATGGGGGGAGACAGAGGAACTGCTGAAGTTTTAAAAGGAGTGAGACTAGCTCTTCTTGAAATGCCTGAAATAGAAATTACTGTTGTTGGTAAAGAAGAAATTATAAAAAAAGAACTTTCAAAACATAAATATGATGAAAACCGTCTTACAGTTGTAAATGCTGATGAGGTTATAGAAATGACAGATGAACCTATGCAGGCTGTAAGAAAGAAAAAAAATTCATCAATGAATGTTGCTCTTGAACTGGTTAAGAATGGAGAAGGAGATGCTTTTGTATCAGCAGGAAACACAGGAGCACTTATATCTGCAAGCCAGCTTAAATTAAGAAGAATAAAAGGAGTGCTTAGACCTGCAATAGCAACAGTTTTTCCGGCAAAGGGGAAAAATATTGTTCTTATGGATGTTGGAGCCAATGCAGATACAAAGCCAGAGTTTATAAATCAGTTTGCTGTAATAGGATGCAAATTTGCAGAAGAAATTCTTCACAGAAAAAATCCTACAGCTGCACTTCTTAATATAGGAAGTGAAGAGGGAAAAGGAAATGAGCTTACAAGAGAAGCTTACAATCTTATGAAGAATAATAAAAATATAAATTTTGCAGGAAATATTGAAAGCAGAGATATGATGTCAGGAAAAGTAGATGTTGTTGTTACAGATGGATTTACAGGAAATATGGTTCTTAAAACAAGTGAAGGTATTGCAAAGTATATTTTTGAATGTCTGAAAGAGGAAATAAAAGATAGTTTTCTTGCAAAGATAGGTGTATTTTTTATGATGCCTGTCTTAAAAAAATTAAAGAAAAGACTGGATTCATCAGAGTATGGAGGAGCATTGTTTTTAGGACTTAATGGAATATCAATAAAGGCTCATGGAAACTCAGATGCAAATGGAATAAAAAATGCAATAAGAGTGGCAAAAGAATTTGCAGAAAATAAATTTGTGGAAAAATTAAAAGATATGATAGGTTCACAGGAGGAAGAAGAGTGTTAA
- a CDS encoding beta-ketoacyl-ACP synthase III — protein sequence MLKSVGIVGLGIYAPEKVMTNADWEKLVDTSDEWIRTRTGIQERRYVTEGQGTSDLATEAAKKALEDAGMVPEDVEFIILATCTPDYRAQNASSLVQAKLGAKNAAAFDLSAACSGFIYALSIGKSMIQSGMYKNILVIAAESVSKLLNMKDRNTAILFGDGAAAAVLKEVEDGYGIISSFLGTEGVLDETLRINYGGTLHPVTHEAIDNGDIYLKMNGQEVFKFAVKALPKSTKEALATGNINVEDLDMVIPHQANMRIIEAAAKRLKLPMDKFYVNLQKYGNTSAASVGLALGEAVQEGKIKKGDLLALTGFGAGLTYGSVVIKWAK from the coding sequence GTGTTAAAAAGTGTTGGAATAGTTGGATTAGGTATTTATGCACCTGAAAAGGTAATGACTAATGCTGACTGGGAAAAATTAGTAGATACATCAGATGAATGGATAAGAACAAGAACAGGAATACAAGAAAGAAGATATGTAACAGAAGGACAAGGAACATCAGACCTTGCTACAGAAGCAGCAAAAAAAGCTCTTGAAGATGCAGGAATGGTTCCTGAAGATGTGGAATTTATAATTCTTGCAACATGTACTCCTGATTACAGAGCACAAAATGCTTCATCTCTTGTTCAGGCAAAATTAGGAGCAAAAAATGCAGCTGCTTTTGATTTAAGTGCAGCATGCAGTGGGTTTATATATGCTCTTTCTATAGGAAAATCAATGATACAGTCAGGAATGTATAAAAATATTCTTGTAATAGCAGCAGAGTCTGTATCAAAACTTTTAAATATGAAGGATAGAAATACAGCTATTCTATTTGGAGACGGAGCAGCTGCAGCAGTTTTAAAAGAAGTTGAAGATGGATATGGAATTATCTCATCTTTCTTAGGAACAGAAGGAGTACTTGATGAAACTCTTAGAATAAACTATGGAGGAACTCTTCATCCAGTTACTCACGAAGCTATAGATAACGGAGACATATATTTAAAAATGAATGGTCAGGAAGTATTTAAATTTGCAGTAAAAGCACTTCCAAAATCAACAAAAGAAGCTCTTGCAACAGGAAATATAAATGTTGAAGATTTAGACATGGTAATTCCTCATCAGGCAAATATGAGAATAATAGAAGCAGCAGCAAAAAGACTTAAACTGCCAATGGATAAATTTTATGTAAATCTTCAGAAATATGGAAACACTTCAGCAGCTTCAGTAGGACTTGCACTTGGAGAGGCAGTACAGGAAGGAAAAATTAAAAAAGGAGATTTATTGGCACTTACAGGATTTGGAGCAGGACTTACTTATGGATCTGTTGTAATAAAATGGGCTAAATAA
- the fabD gene encoding ACP S-malonyltransferase — translation MGKTAFVFPGQGAQFVGMGKDIYENNEIAKQEFDKIFSSLSFDLKTAMFEGPEETLKKTKYTQPAIVAMSLVLEKLVREKGIKPDFVAGHSVGEYAAFGSGEFLTLSDAVKLTAFRGETMNEIAESVNGGMAAIIGMESSKIEEVLKTVEGVVEAVNFNEPKQTVIAGQKDAIERACVALKEAGAKRALPLAVSGPFHSSLMKPAGEKLKSEAEKYDFKEGTAKLIANTTAEIISTPAEIKAEIYAQSFGPVKWVDTVNKLKENGVDTIYEIGPGKVLAGLIKKIDKELTVINVNSLDDIEKL, via the coding sequence ATGGGCAAAACAGCTTTCGTTTTTCCAGGACAAGGGGCACAGTTCGTTGGAATGGGAAAAGATATTTACGAAAATAATGAAATAGCAAAGCAAGAATTTGACAAAATATTTTCAAGTCTTTCTTTTGACCTAAAAACAGCTATGTTTGAAGGACCTGAAGAAACACTTAAAAAGACAAAATATACTCAGCCAGCTATTGTGGCAATGAGTCTTGTGCTTGAAAAACTTGTAAGAGAAAAAGGAATAAAACCTGATTTTGTTGCAGGGCACTCTGTAGGAGAATATGCAGCATTTGGTTCAGGAGAATTTCTTACTCTTTCTGATGCAGTAAAACTTACTGCATTCAGAGGGGAAACAATGAATGAAATAGCAGAATCTGTAAATGGAGGAATGGCTGCTATAATAGGAATGGAATCTTCAAAGATAGAAGAAGTTTTAAAAACTGTTGAAGGAGTTGTTGAAGCGGTAAACTTTAACGAACCTAAGCAAACAGTTATAGCAGGACAGAAAGATGCTATAGAAAGAGCATGTGTAGCTTTAAAAGAAGCAGGAGCAAAAAGAGCTCTTCCTCTTGCAGTATCAGGACCTTTCCATTCATCACTTATGAAGCCTGCAGGAGAAAAACTTAAATCAGAAGCAGAAAAATATGACTTCAAAGAAGGTACAGCAAAGCTTATAGCTAACACAACTGCAGAAATCATTTCAACACCAGCTGAAATAAAAGCAGAAATTTATGCTCAAAGTTTCGGACCTGTAAAATGGGTTGATACAGTAAATAAATTAAAAGAAAATGGTGTTGATACAATATATGAAATAGGGCCTGGAAAAGTTTTAGCTGGTCTTATTAAAAAGATTGATAAAGAATTAACTGTTATAAATGTAAATTCTTTAGATGATATTGAAAAATTATAA
- a CDS encoding acyl carrier protein → MLDKIKEIVVEQLGVDADQVTPDANFVDDLGADSLDTVELIMAFEEEFDIEIPDTDAEKIKTVQDVMDYIEENK, encoded by the coding sequence ATGTTAGATAAAATTAAAGAAATAGTAGTAGAACAATTAGGAGTAGATGCAGATCAAGTAACTCCAGATGCAAACTTCGTAGATGATTTAGGAGCAGATTCATTAGATACAGTTGAATTAATCATGGCGTTTGAAGAAGAATTTGATATAGAAATTCCTGATACAGATGCAGAAAAAATCAAAACTGTACAAGATGTAATGGACTACATAGAAGAAAACAAGTAG
- the fabF gene encoding beta-ketoacyl-ACP synthase II, translated as MRRVVVTGLGLITALGTGIEKSWAGIISGKTGVKTIEAFDTEDTPVKVAGEVRDFEPEAFGIEKKEIKKLARNTQFAIGAAKMALSDSGLVIDENNAERVGVIVSSGIGGMEIFEAQHEVLLNKGPKRVSPFTIPGMIANMASGNVGIYLGAKGPNKSIVTACAAGTHSIGDAFETIKLGKADVMLAGGTEACITKFAVNSFANMKALSTNPDPNTASRPFTIDRDGFVMGEGAGVLVLEELEHALARNAKIYAEVTGYGETCDAHHITAPAVDGAVRAFKMALKESGADVSEVDYINAHGTSTGLNDKNETAAIKEVFGEDARRLNISSTKGATGHVLGGAGGIEGVILAKSISEGIIPPTANYENPDPECDLNYTPNKAVEKEIRVGMSSSLGFGGHNAVIVMKKYK; from the coding sequence ATGAGAAGAGTTGTTGTAACAGGACTTGGTCTTATAACAGCTTTAGGAACAGGAATAGAAAAATCTTGGGCTGGAATCATAAGTGGAAAAACTGGAGTTAAAACAATAGAAGCTTTTGATACAGAAGATACTCCTGTAAAAGTTGCAGGGGAAGTAAGAGATTTTGAACCTGAAGCATTTGGAATAGAGAAAAAAGAGATTAAAAAACTTGCAAGAAATACTCAGTTTGCAATAGGAGCAGCTAAAATGGCTCTTAGTGATTCTGGGCTTGTAATAGATGAAAATAATGCTGAAAGAGTGGGAGTAATAGTTTCTTCTGGTATAGGAGGAATGGAAATATTTGAAGCACAACATGAAGTTCTTTTAAATAAAGGACCTAAAAGAGTATCTCCTTTCACAATTCCAGGAATGATAGCTAATATGGCATCAGGAAATGTAGGAATATATCTAGGAGCAAAAGGGCCTAATAAATCAATAGTAACAGCATGTGCAGCAGGAACTCACTCAATAGGAGATGCTTTTGAAACAATAAAACTTGGAAAAGCAGATGTAATGCTTGCAGGAGGAACTGAAGCATGCATAACAAAATTTGCTGTAAACAGTTTCGCTAACATGAAAGCTCTTTCAACAAATCCAGATCCTAATACAGCATCAAGACCATTTACAATAGACAGAGATGGATTTGTAATGGGAGAAGGAGCAGGAGTTCTTGTTCTTGAAGAACTTGAACATGCACTTGCAAGAAATGCAAAAATATATGCAGAAGTTACAGGTTACGGAGAAACTTGTGACGCTCACCATATTACAGCACCAGCAGTTGACGGAGCTGTAAGAGCATTTAAAATGGCTCTTAAAGAATCAGGAGCAGATGTTTCAGAAGTTGACTATATAAATGCTCATGGAACTTCAACAGGTCTTAATGATAAAAATGAAACTGCAGCAATAAAAGAAGTATTTGGAGAAGATGCAAGAAGACTTAATATTTCTTCAACAAAAGGAGCAACAGGACATGTTCTTGGAGGAGCAGGGGGAATAGAAGGAGTTATTCTTGCAAAGAGTATTTCTGAAGGAATTATACCTCCTACAGCAAACTATGAAAATCCAGATCCAGAATGTGATTTAAACTATACACCAAATAAAGCTGTTGAGAAAGAAATCAGAGTAGGAATGTCAAGTTCTCTTGGATTTGGTGGACACAATGCAGTAATTGTGATGAAAAAATACAAATAA
- the rnc gene encoding ribonuclease III produces MEVKLESLEKEIGYFFKNIDLLKTSLVHRSFGNENKKYKKINNERLELLGDAVLDLIVAEYLYKHFQNYSEGDLAKIKSMAVSEPVLAKVAKKLGMGKYLMLSKGEELTGGRERSSILCDVFEAVLGAIYLDSDFDTARKIVLNHLENYINHIEEDEDILDFKTILQEYSQKEYKTVPVYEVIGEKGPDHKKTFEILVKIGDNAEAVGTGKSKKTAEQGAAKALCKKLGVN; encoded by the coding sequence GTGGAAGTGAAATTAGAGTCTTTAGAAAAAGAAATAGGTTATTTTTTTAAGAATATAGATTTATTAAAAACTTCACTTGTCCATAGATCTTTTGGTAATGAAAACAAAAAATACAAAAAAATAAATAATGAGAGACTAGAACTGCTAGGAGATGCAGTTCTAGATCTTATTGTTGCAGAATATTTATATAAACATTTTCAAAATTATTCAGAAGGCGATTTAGCAAAAATAAAATCTATGGCAGTAAGTGAACCAGTTTTGGCTAAAGTGGCAAAGAAATTAGGAATGGGAAAATATCTTATGCTTAGTAAAGGGGAAGAACTAACAGGAGGACGCGAAAGAAGCTCTATACTTTGTGATGTTTTTGAAGCTGTTCTAGGGGCAATATACCTTGATTCTGACTTTGACACAGCCAGAAAAATAGTATTAAACCATCTTGAAAACTATATAAATCATATAGAAGAAGATGAAGATATTCTTGATTTTAAAACAATTTTACAAGAATACAGCCAAAAAGAGTATAAGACAGTACCTGTTTACGAAGTAATAGGAGAAAAAGGGCCTGATCATAAGAAAACCTTTGAAATTTTAGTTAAAATTGGAGACAATGCTGAAGCAGTGGGGACAGGGAAAAGTAAAAAAACAGCAGAACAAGGGGCAGCAAAAGCTCTTTGTAAAAAATTAGGTGTAAACTGA
- a CDS encoding elongator complex protein 3 has translation MEKKHYNIPVFISHFGCPNACVFCNQKKINGRETDVTLEDLEKIIEEYLEILPKDSYKEVAFFGGTFTGISMEKQKEYLEGVKKYLDRGLVQGIRLSTRPDYINHEVMEQLKKYNVTTIELGVQSFNEEVLKKSARYYPVETVYKACEMIKSYGIDLGIQLMPGLPGSTFETDIESAKKTVEIGPQNARVYPTLIIKDTEMERMYQRGEYEVFSLEEAIKRCRKICALLEINGINIIRVGLQPSDDLRNGGVAVEGAFHPAFRELVDGEIYFDFLKKIKDRDGFLNIKACEKNISKIVGIKKKNSIRLEKFQLDIDNSLDTSEIEVNGNKYIRKDILKEELSGCR, from the coding sequence ATGGAAAAGAAGCATTATAACATACCTGTTTTTATAAGTCATTTTGGGTGTCCTAATGCCTGTGTATTCTGTAATCAAAAAAAGATTAACGGAAGAGAGACAGATGTTACTTTAGAAGATCTTGAAAAAATCATAGAAGAATATCTTGAAATTCTTCCAAAAGATTCATATAAAGAAGTGGCTTTTTTTGGAGGAACATTTACAGGTATATCTATGGAAAAGCAAAAAGAATATTTAGAGGGAGTAAAAAAATATCTGGACAGAGGGCTTGTTCAGGGGATAAGACTTTCAACAAGACCTGACTATATAAACCATGAAGTTATGGAACAGCTTAAAAAATATAATGTGACAACTATAGAGCTGGGAGTTCAGTCTTTTAATGAGGAAGTACTGAAAAAAAGTGCCAGATATTATCCAGTGGAAACAGTGTATAAAGCCTGTGAAATGATAAAATCTTATGGAATAGATTTAGGAATTCAGCTTATGCCTGGACTTCCTGGATCTACATTTGAAACAGACATTGAAAGTGCTAAAAAAACTGTTGAGATAGGACCTCAGAATGCAAGAGTTTATCCTACGCTTATAATAAAAGATACAGAGATGGAGAGAATGTATCAGCGTGGAGAATACGAAGTTTTTTCTCTGGAAGAGGCAATTAAAAGATGCAGAAAAATATGTGCTCTTCTTGAGATAAATGGAATAAATATAATAAGAGTGGGACTTCAGCCTTCAGATGATTTAAGAAATGGCGGAGTTGCAGTTGAAGGAGCTTTTCATCCAGCTTTTAGAGAGCTAGTTGATGGAGAGATTTATTTTGATTTTTTGAAAAAAATAAAAGACAGAGATGGATTTCTTAATATAAAAGCCTGCGAAAAAAATATATCTAAAATAGTGGGCATAAAAAAGAAAAACAGTATCAGACTGGAAAAATTTCAGCTTGATATAGATAACAGCTTAGATACATCTGAAATAGAGGTAAATGGTAATAAATATATCAGAAAAGATATTTTAAAAGAAGAATTGAGTGGTTGCAGATGA
- a CDS encoding Rne/Rng family ribonuclease: MNRIIISVNSFQKKAAIIEDGRVVEVLTEREDESNIIKNIYKGRVANVLPGMESAFVDIGLEKNSFLFVDDLREFEEKYLNGIVNSGKPIEDLLTVGDKVVVQVLNVPRGTKGARVTTNFTIPGKYVVLMPNSDHIAISKKIKDEDERARLQEIFEEIKPAKMGVIIRTAAQGKSVYHFEREISYLVKKWEDIEKRISKAAIGEVLYNDNSIVTTVLRDILSNDIDELVVDNEEVYWEIIDYINAFSENNFKTKVKLFDDNRDIFDEYNVNKEIEKALDKNVWLDCGGYLVIEKTEALVSIDVNTGKNTGSFNLEKTVLNTNLDAAREIPKQLRLRNLSGIIIIDFIDMKLQEDKDLVLQQLDAELKKDRTKNNIVHFTDLGLVEMTRKRVGRNLSYFYEEECPTCHGKGKVKSVDSIIEDIIKDFKKAAEEKDIRHISIASSKRVITKLKEVYYDIMSEYLKSRGKELSLSSEEINNITGYDIFLKK, encoded by the coding sequence ATGAATAGAATAATTATCAGTGTGAACAGCTTTCAGAAAAAGGCCGCTATAATTGAAGATGGAAGAGTTGTAGAGGTTCTTACAGAAAGAGAAGATGAATCAAATATAATAAAAAATATTTATAAAGGTCGTGTAGCTAATGTTCTTCCAGGAATGGAATCTGCATTTGTAGATATTGGACTTGAGAAGAACAGCTTTCTTTTTGTAGATGATTTAAGAGAGTTTGAAGAAAAATATTTAAATGGAATAGTAAATAGTGGAAAACCTATAGAAGATCTTCTTACAGTAGGGGATAAAGTTGTGGTTCAGGTTCTTAATGTTCCAAGAGGAACAAAAGGAGCAAGGGTTACAACAAATTTTACAATTCCAGGAAAATATGTGGTTCTTATGCCTAACAGCGATCATATAGCAATTTCTAAAAAAATAAAAGATGAAGATGAAAGAGCAAGACTTCAGGAAATCTTTGAAGAAATAAAGCCAGCTAAAATGGGAGTTATAATAAGAACTGCTGCTCAGGGAAAATCTGTTTACCATTTTGAAAGAGAAATAAGTTATCTTGTAAAAAAATGGGAGGATATAGAGAAGAGAATCTCAAAGGCAGCTATAGGTGAAGTCCTTTATAATGATAACAGTATAGTAACAACTGTTTTAAGAGATATACTTTCAAATGATATAGATGAACTTGTAGTTGACAATGAAGAAGTTTACTGGGAGATTATAGACTATATAAATGCTTTCAGTGAAAATAATTTTAAAACAAAAGTAAAACTCTTTGATGATAACAGAGATATTTTTGATGAATATAATGTAAACAAAGAGATAGAAAAGGCTCTTGATAAAAATGTATGGCTTGACTGTGGAGGATATCTTGTAATAGAAAAGACAGAGGCTCTTGTAAGTATAGATGTAAATACAGGAAAAAATACAGGAAGCTTTAATCTTGAAAAAACAGTTCTTAATACAAATCTTGATGCAGCAAGAGAGATTCCTAAACAGCTTAGGCTAAGAAATTTAAGTGGAATAATAATAATAGACTTTATTGATATGAAGCTGCAGGAAGATAAAGATTTAGTTCTTCAGCAGCTTGATGCAGAACTTAAAAAAGACAGAACAAAGAATAATATAGTTCATTTTACTGATTTAGGTCTTGTAGAAATGACAAGAAAAAGAGTGGGAAGAAATTTAAGTTATTTTTATGAAGAAGAATGTCCTACATGTCATGGAAAAGGAAAAGTAAAATCAGTTGATTCTATTATTGAAGATATAATAAAAGATTTTAAAAAGGCAGCAGAAGAAAAAGATATTCGTCATATAAGCATAGCTTCTTCAAAAAGAGTAATAACTAAATTAAAAGAAGTTTATTATGACATTATGAGTGAGTATCTTAAAAGCAGAGGAAAAGAGCTTTCTCTTTCTTCAGAAGAAATTAATAATATTACAGGATATGATATATTCCTGAAAAAATAG
- the coaD gene encoding pantetheine-phosphate adenylyltransferase — translation MRVGVYAGSFDPITKGHQDIIDRASRLFDKLVILVSNNSEKKYWFTLKEREEMVGKVLEKYDNIVIETYSGLVVNYCEENNINTIVRGIRTVDDCGLELYFASGNMDISEGKVDSIFLPALKEYIYVSSTAAREIARYGGKVTAYVDERIADMVTERGKKYRPE, via the coding sequence GTGAGAGTTGGAGTTTATGCAGGAAGTTTTGATCCAATAACAAAAGGACATCAGGATATAATAGACAGAGCCAGCAGACTTTTTGACAAGCTTGTAATACTGGTATCAAATAACAGTGAGAAAAAATACTGGTTTACACTTAAAGAAAGAGAAGAAATGGTTGGAAAAGTACTAGAAAAATATGATAATATAGTTATAGAAACATATTCAGGACTTGTGGTGAACTATTGCGAAGAAAATAATATAAATACAATCGTAAGAGGAATAAGAACTGTTGATGACTGTGGACTTGAACTTTATTTTGCAAGTGGAAACATGGATATATCAGAAGGAAAGGTAGACAGTATTTTTCTTCCTGCACTTAAAGAATATATTTATGTAAGCTCTACTGCTGCAAGAGAAATAGCAAGATATGGTGGAAAAGTGACAGCTTATGTAGATGAAAGAATAGCTGACATGGTAACAGAAAGAGGAAAAAAATACAGACCTGAATAA
- the radA gene encoding DNA repair protein RadA encodes MAKGKSVYVCSECGYKTSKWMGKCMNCGSWGTVEEQEEVSSFAGTSSKVSKNSLSLVDTEKKVSSFSNIKIEENFRFKTKQSEFDRLLGGGLVQGEVVLLTGNPGIGKSTLLLQMAKEYSDYGDVLYVSGEESPAQIKSRGERLGIKSRTLYLMSETDIDKISEYISIKKPKVVIIDSIQTLYSENSDSIAGTPTQIREATLKIVELAKRLGISFFIVGHITKDGKVAGPKLLEHMVDAVFSFEGEEGLFYRILRSTKNRFGSTNELAVYSMEEEGMREVQNSSEFFLSEREEKNIGSMIVPVLEGTKVFLLEIQSLLTESGGIGIPKRIVQGFDRNRIQILMAIGEKRMGMNLGMKDVFINIPGGIAIKDPSADLGALISLLSVYKNVAISQKIAAIGELGLRGEIRKVFFIDKRLRELEKLGFKGVYVPEANRKEIEKKDYNLKLIYLKNLEEFLERM; translated from the coding sequence GTGGCTAAAGGTAAATCAGTATATGTATGCAGTGAATGTGGATATAAAACATCTAAATGGATGGGAAAATGTATGAACTGTGGTTCTTGGGGAACTGTGGAGGAACAGGAAGAAGTATCTTCATTTGCAGGAACATCTTCTAAAGTTTCTAAAAACTCTTTATCTTTAGTTGATACTGAAAAAAAAGTATCTTCATTTTCAAATATTAAAATAGAAGAAAATTTTAGATTTAAAACTAAGCAAAGTGAATTTGACAGACTTCTTGGAGGAGGACTTGTTCAGGGAGAAGTGGTTCTTCTTACAGGAAATCCAGGAATAGGAAAGTCTACACTTCTTCTGCAGATGGCAAAAGAGTACAGTGACTATGGAGATGTACTTTATGTATCTGGGGAAGAATCTCCTGCTCAAATAAAAAGCAGAGGAGAAAGATTGGGAATAAAGAGCAGAACTCTTTATCTTATGTCTGAAACAGATATAGATAAAATTTCAGAATATATTTCAATAAAAAAACCTAAGGTTGTAATTATAGATTCTATTCAGACTCTTTACAGTGAAAACAGTGATTCAATAGCAGGAACACCTACTCAGATAAGAGAGGCAACTTTAAAAATAGTTGAACTTGCAAAAAGACTAGGGATATCTTTCTTTATAGTTGGGCATATAACAAAAGATGGAAAGGTTGCAGGGCCTAAACTTTTAGAACATATGGTTGATGCTGTATTTAGTTTTGAAGGAGAAGAAGGTCTTTTTTATAGAATTTTAAGAAGTACAAAAAATAGATTTGGTTCTACTAATGAACTTGCAGTGTACAGTATGGAAGAAGAGGGAATGAGAGAAGTTCAAAATTCTTCTGAATTTTTCCTCAGTGAAAGAGAGGAAAAAAATATAGGAAGTATGATAGTCCCAGTTCTTGAAGGGACAAAAGTATTCCTTCTTGAGATACAGAGCCTTCTTACTGAAAGTGGTGGAATAGGAATTCCTAAAAGAATTGTACAGGGATTTGACAGAAACAGAATTCAGATTCTTATGGCAATAGGAGAAAAAAGAATGGGAATGAATCTGGGAATGAAAGATGTATTTATAAATATTCCTGGAGGAATAGCAATAAAAGATCCTTCAGCAGATTTAGGAGCCCTTATATCCTTACTTTCTGTATATAAGAATGTGGCAATCAGTCAGAAGATAGCAGCAATAGGTGAACTTGGATTAAGAGGAGAAATAAGAAAAGTATTTTTTATAGATAAAAGACTGAGAGAGTTGGAAAAATTAGGCTTTAAAGGGGTGTATGTACCTGAAGCAAACAGAAAAGAGATAGAAAAAAAAGATTATAACTTAAAGCTTATTTATTTGAAAAATTTAGAAGAATTTTTAGAAAGGATGTAG
- the disA gene encoding DNA integrity scanning diadenylate cyclase DisA: MERTEWERILSLVAPGSKLREGLDNILDGQKGALIVVGKDEEVEKVLDGGFALDCEYTPERLFELSKMDGAIILDDNIEHILYANVHLQPDKRYVTDESGTRHRTAQRIAKQLDRVVIAISERKRVQTLYKGEVRYKLRSVEDLMSEASQGINTLERYRYVLDKALINLTLLELDGIATVEEVCIVLQKFEMFKRIKIDVVECLFELGSEGKLLRLQMEDLIFGLRDEKLEFLKDYYLEGDEKEEELSQEMAALDDSELLDLAKLSAVLGYGKTSKSLDNPVITKGYRLLSKFGKLTKKDVDCLVEKFGQLSKIQEASIEELSEVLSKFKANAVKRGFERVKFMTELGKK, translated from the coding sequence ATGGAAAGAACAGAGTGGGAAAGAATATTGTCTCTTGTAGCACCAGGTTCAAAGCTGCGTGAAGGTCTTGATAATATTCTTGACGGGCAGAAGGGTGCTCTTATAGTAGTTGGAAAAGATGAAGAAGTAGAAAAAGTTCTTGACGGCGGTTTTGCTCTTGACTGTGAATACACTCCAGAAAGACTGTTTGAACTTTCTAAAATGGACGGAGCTATAATCTTAGATGATAATATAGAACATATACTTTATGCTAATGTTCATCTTCAGCCTGATAAAAGATATGTGACAGATGAAAGTGGAACAAGACACAGAACAGCTCAGCGTATAGCAAAACAACTGGACAGAGTAGTAATAGCTATTTCTGAAAGAAAAAGAGTTCAGACTCTTTATAAGGGAGAAGTAAGATATAAATTAAGATCTGTTGAAGATTTAATGAGTGAAGCATCACAGGGAATAAATACTCTTGAAAGATACAGATATGTTCTTGATAAGGCCCTTATAAATCTTACCCTTTTAGAACTTGATGGAATAGCAACAGTTGAAGAAGTATGTATAGTTCTTCAGAAATTTGAAATGTTTAAGAGAATAAAAATAGATGTTGTAGAATGTCTTTTTGAACTTGGAAGCGAAGGAAAACTTTTAAGACTTCAGATGGAAGACTTAATTTTCGGTTTAAGAGATGAAAAACTAGAATTTTTAAAAGACTATTATCTGGAGGGAGATGAAAAGGAAGAAGAACTTTCTCAAGAAATGGCTGCTCTTGATGATAGTGAACTTTTAGATCTTGCTAAACTTTCAGCAGTTCTTGGATATGGTAAAACTTCTAAATCTTTAGATAATCCTGTTATAACAAAAGGATATCGTCTTTTAAGCAAATTTGGAAAACTTACTAAAAAAGATGTAGACTGTCTTGTGGAAAAATTCGGTCAGCTTAGCAAAATACAAGAAGCGTCAATTGAAGAGCTTTCAGAAGTTTTAAGCAAATTTAAAGCAAATGCTGTTAAACGGGGATTTGAAAGAGTAAAATTCATGACAGAACTTGGAAAAAAATAA